The sequence below is a genomic window from Cicer arietinum cultivar CDC Frontier isolate Library 1 chromosome 6, Cicar.CDCFrontier_v2.0, whole genome shotgun sequence.
taaaataactaataacACAGTGACCATCCATTTGATTTCAGAGAAAATGTTTGTACGAAAAGCCAAGAAATATAACATGTTCATTATTACCTTTTCAGAATTACAGCAATAGCAGAAATCTTTTGGGCAAGGGACACAGCTGGAGTCTGCATTAGTGCCAAAAATTAAGAATATAAGCAACTGAATAATTGCTCAAACAGCACTTATCTTTCTAACTTTCAGTAAAAAGTTAACAATTATGAGATTGAAATGTCCAATCTGTAATATATACTGTAGTTTAAATACATAGTTTGATAGATAGGTAACTGAATTTATCTTGCACGATATATTCTACATGAAATTGAAGATCTGTTTGCACACACCTTATGAAAATTCAGAACACAAGTAGCATTTGTCTGTGGAAGTAAATGTATGTACTGCACATCGCCCAGCTCCAAGCGTGTCAAAACTGTGAGCATCACCTAGTAAAGGAAATATTGGTGAAAAGTTTTAACTTGTAGACCTAGTCTGGAAAAGATGACACATAATTATCTAGAATTTCCTCACAAGAGCGAGTTTTGTAACTAGCATGTGCATATCCATTAGTTACATAAATGGTTAAATGACCGACACCAATAACTAGAATGTTGtccatataaaataaaattgtgataATTTCTCAGAAAATGCATCTTAGCTTTATTGGTCTCAAGTTAATCTTGATCTCTCGGGTTTCAACAACATAAAAAGAAGATAGATAAACCAAAAACCATATTTTTGTAACAAAACAAGGATCAATTACAAAGTACAAACATAACATGCCTAAAATGTAGTCAAAGCATGCATGCTCCACACATAACCATGCTAATAATTTTCTCTTCGTTTAACTATATGCAAAATCTTTGGAGCACCTGAGATGGCCATCATAAATTTTCACTTTTACCCCTTGACCATCAATATATCAGCATGGATAACTCTTGAACATGATGTTTATGGACGTCTACTTTGTAACCGGAAATCACTCATCTAAATTATCAAAGttcatatatttaaatgtataatAGTATTGAGTAGAGGACCTCTTCTTTCATATCAAACCTGCGTGAAGCAGATTCTTTGACGAACGAACAGATTTTCCCACAGGAGTTTTTGTCAGTAGGAAACACTTCAGACAGAAATTTATTCACTGCATATTCATCTACTCCTTCACTGAggataaaaaaattgcattaaatgaaaaacattttgacagtgaaaaacaaaagaaaacgtATTGTTACCTGTACATTAGACTACGAAGTTTGAAATACATCTCATCATCATAAAATAGGTGGCAATAGGACAATCTCCCATCCCTTCCAGCACGTCCTATCTCCTACAATGCCCATTCTGTTTAATGAGCAAAATGTTTGATAGAATATCATGCTATGCTACTACTAGAGTTTAGAATAAATCATATACCTGTACATACTCTTCCAGACTTTCGGGTAAACTGTAATGAATTACCTAAACACAGTTATGAAAATGGAGTTTCAATATGAATTACTGTAACATTCAAGGTCGtttatatttcaaaacaaattagTGTTAAAAACAAGATAAAAGTGTGTGCAGATTGCAGAGTGGTGCTCAAAAAACAGCCTTCTGTTAAATGTAACTGGCAGAACATTTGCATGAACATAGACCACATAAATAGCTCAATACTTCAAAACCATTTACCCCATTTTGCACTTTAAAATTTGTaaccataaataaaatattttgagaaaaGTCAATTTTTTCTGATAAAGCACGATCACAAAGGTGTAAAACGTAGGAACAGAGAAAACCAAGTCACAATGCAACAAGAGCCTAATGAGAATCAGTGAATCACTTTTGAATATACCACCATAGAGAACTTGTTTTGTCAGAAACCAGTTCATGCAAATTAATGCAGAAAATAAAACATGTTATTAGCCTTACTGCTCCAACATCACTTTTATCTAGTCCCATGCCAAATGCCACAGTTGCAACAACCTTCATAAAAGAACTGCAAGGTATCAGTTGGCCTAGCAATGTTGTATTAGAAGCGCCAAACAGAAAAAGGATGAAGAATATTATACAAAAATGCATATTtgcataaaaaaattgataaattagaaCAATAAAACAAATCTCACCACTCTGATCTTGTTTGAACCAAACAACTCTTGTACGTTACCACGTTCCTTTGCAGAAATACCACTATGATAACTCTAAATGACGATTCACATCAATTGTAAGAGTTAACATTCAGTGTCAAGGGTTACACATAATGCCATGCAACATCAAAAAGAGAAAAGTCAGACTGACCTTTGCTAAGATACTGTGATCATTCAAGTATCTGCTAATTAGATCAGTTTCGGACTGAAACAAACAAACAAGAAAGCACAATCAATTTCCACATGTACAGAAATATGTGACATATCCACACTGCAGAATTCAGCATTCCTTGCAAACTTCAGTAATTAATCATATACTAAACCTGAGACAAAGAATTTAATAACTTTTCTGTGCAAGTGATATTATACATTTCAAATACTGTGGGCAAGAAAAGAGAATTCAATGGAACATAATGCAGATGAATATATGAAACCACATAACACTGAGACCCAGTGCctgaaaattgaaagaaaaaaaactccaTATACACACCTGAAATTTGCAGTATACTATGATGCTTTTAACTTCCGCAAAAGGAGAAGACTTTATCAGAACCAGTAGGTCTTTCATTCTATCATTGATGAATACATTTAACAAAACTCAGATAAGGAGAGAGAAAAAGGGAATACAGTCTGAAGCAGTAAAGTGGAAGCATCTAACTTGCCTATTTTTTACTAAAGACACCGACAAACGCAAATTGTCCCTTAAGTGTGCATTCTGAATAAGATTTGTGCGAGGAATTTCTAAAGCAGACATGATGGCATCTAAAGTCATGGCTGTAGCAGTAGCTGTCATTGCAAGAACGGAACCTACATTAAGACTGTTATGAAGTAGTGATGCTCTAAGTCTCATGAATGAAGGTCGGAAATTGTGAGAcctgtaaaaaatttaaaatctaatcAACAAGGAAACAGAAACAGAAGTACACAAAGTGAGATCTCCAAAGTAACAAACAGAAAGAATGTGCTTCACCAATACAACATTGCAATCCACTCACCATTCAGATATACAATGCGCCTCGTCAATAACAACGAGTGAGACGGCTGACACAGCAGAGATAACAGATAGAAACTCTTCATTCAAGAACCGCTCCGGTGAAACAAAAAGCACCTGTATGAATTAGAATTGCAAACATTAGCTTCAAGTACGTAAGAGTACTATCATCATCGATACAATAATCATCAGTCTCATTTATGCAATCAATCAGGCATGATTGCAACACATTTCTGCAAAAGCAAATCTGAGCCTAAGTTGAATTCAGTTATCAAAATTCGCACCTTTATTGTGCCTTGTCGAAGCTGGTTGAGCGTTTCAGATGATTCGTCAAACGTCTaatataataaacaaaacaaaaaaaaaagagaaagattTGCATTTAAATCATCCGTCATTAAACATAATTAACAACAATTCATCTTAGTACTGTTTGATTGATGGTAAgaatttagaaacaaaattgtAGATATTATCAGATAAACTAATTTGCGAGGAAGAGAGTATAAAAAAGACTATAAAATACACCTGAGCACTGCTAAGGAGAGCACCACTAATAAGAGGAGGCAATTGCCTAAGCTGATCAATCATCAAAGCTATCAATGGACTAACAACAAGTGTAATCCCAGGCAAAATCAATGCACTCAACTGATAACACAACGACTTCCCAGCACCAGTCGGCAAAATAAGCATAGTCGATTTGCCAGCAAGAACCATCTTAATAGCCTCGAGTTGCCCCTCTCGAAAAGAATCATAACCATGAATCAATTTCAACAACTTCACCAAATTCTCATCAGAAGCTTCATCTCTTGCTGCCAACACAGCCTCCTCCAACACTTTGCAGTCATTTTCACAACCCTTTTGCTTCTCTTGTTGCTTTGCATTCTCTGAAGCTAAATCATCTTCCTCATTATCATTCCCTTCATCTTCCAATTTCGTGCGTTTACTTctactactataattattactatttctTCTAAACCTTTTACCACTGCCaaattttccatttttattcCACCCTTTGTTCAAAAACTTTTTCCTCTTACCATTAAGATTCAACTTCACAAAATTACCTTCTCCGGTGCCTCTCAGTACCTTCACCGTCGGAATTGGAACACTGGAACCTATCAAGTTAGGGTGTTTCTTCGCGAATTTAGCGGTTATGGGGGGATTAAGAACAGGTTCGTTGTCGGAAGATTCTAGATTGAGTAAGGGTTTTCGAATTTTGGAGAAGGAAATTGATTTGGAGAAGAATCCAGCGGGGAGGGTTTCGATTGAGTgggaagatgaagatgaagcgGCGTCGGACGGTCGTCGGATATGGAAAGGGAAGGAAGGGAGTGGGAAAGGGAAAGGGTCTTGTTGGGGGATAGTTTCGGGGGGTTTGGGAGGGTTTTTATTGGATTTTGAGggtttggttttggttttggattttggttttgattttttgttggaaATTGGAAGGTGTGGTTTTGGTGGTAATGGTAATGGCGGTGGATTTGGCTGTCTTGGAGGAGTTGTAGAGACGTGAGATCCGTCGGAATCTGAATCTGAGTTCGACTCCATCTTTTGTTGTTGGGTCGGAGAAGAAGACAGGGAAAATGGTGGTTCATACAACACGTTCCCgccaaatatttatttatttttgactttTCGGGTTTGAGCACTGGGCTTCATCAAACTCGTCTAATTCAACCCATaattttaggtgattttttttttaataaagtgaataatatatttttttacgatAAAGTGAATAATATCAATACTTCATtaaaattatatgaataatattaatctattatattttataattaattaaaacaaccTCACAatctattttgtttatattgtagTGTCGtctctctaaatttattatgtGGCTGTGTTatgtgtaaaaattattttgttttctggAGAGATTTGGTGGCTACATGTGATATAGGAAAATTGCATGGTGTTCGACAACATATCCCACAGTCTCAAAATTGGCTAACTTATCTTTTAGTGGTATGGAGATACAGAAAACCGGCTTATATATCCTGTTTTTGAGTAAGTTCAATTTCTTCCACTCCAATCCATTTGGATTTCCAATCTTCCATAatcataattttagttttagatTCTTGTTTGCATGTTATTCTACCTATTTATTTAGGTTTATTTTTGCATACAATATACactatttcttttatattttcaaaatttcggTGTTGTTGGGAATTAAAATGGAATCGTAATGTGTCATCTCACTttgcttttaaaattaaatagtgTAATATTCTTTGGTTACACAATTGTGCTGAAAAGTCTAGGTAATTAATGTAGTGTAATTACATAAGACCTTTCTATAAAAGGGAATTTGCAAGTCTCTTAGCCAAATTATTGTTATTCTTCTGTTGTCGATTTTTTTAACCATTAATATCTTTATTTGCATTCCCTCGGTGTGACGCACGAAAATATCAAGCCACACTTTCCAATCTTGGTAATCTTCTTTCGACGCTCATTTACATTATCGATCTGTTTCTGACTTTTAACTTTTATCTACTTTCACTTTTACATGCATAACTCTAGAAGTTGGGTAGCGATGAAAACAACGGTTGACTTCATTTCGAGATGCCCAGAAAGACATTTGCTTCGTCTAAAGATGAACTCCAACCTCCCTATACAGATAGAAATGTATATTTGTTTTACTTGATATATTTTACTCGACATAACGTTTTGCAAACTGCTTTAGGACGTTGGATTACTATTATGTGCGTGTCTTGAATGCTTCAAATAACCATTGCACTTGGCAGTTGGCCCTGCTAAAATAATCTTTACCAAGATTGATACCTCTTTTTGTCGATAATAGTTCTTCAATTGCTTTCTAAGTTTTTccctttttatttaatttggtaACAATAACTTGTCGAGAGTCAAGATGAGCgcaaaattttaaatgaaaatatgatcATACTAATTTGTTGGTTGAAGTTGTTATCAACTTATTACATTTAATGTTTATGTGAGTAAACAAATAACATTTGTTGTTTTAAATAGAAATCGTATAATCTGTGCATTTAGGCATGTTGCCATTTACGCTAATCTCCAAATATAAGCTAAACCAACTCAAAAGTATAGTTCGGGTCAAGGAACCGAACTGCTTTTATTGGGAGTTGGAAAAGTTGATCATCTTATGGAAAACCGTAGTCTTCAACAACGTGACGATTTGATCAAATAGAATGTTGGTTCATTTAACAATAAGATGGATGGTATGCGATTTACAATCAATATGGAAATATATGGCTGAAGCATTTTGCAGCAGTTTtgacatttaaattatttgaggAAATCATCGATGGAGGCAACACCAAATGCGattattgatatttataattttttaaaattaagagttTTTTAAGATTTGGAATACAAGTGAGGGTTGTTTTATAATTGATACAATTGTTGTGAGTAGAGTTAACTAATATGAAAATATGTGACAGAATGGTTCATTTAGTTAGACTATCGCAGTTGAAGTTCCATTTCGGTCTATTTCCATTGATTAACTATGTTTGAAATGTTAGTCCAATTCGCAAATTTGACAAAACAATGTTGTTTACTTAATACGCTTCgatttttaaatctatttttttatacaaatttaatgatatttatcttttctgataataaatgaattatagtttttaactatttaaatgtgtatttgttatttatatattaaatgacTCTCAACATGacaatttattattatcttatgaTGGTAGATTGCCCGTTGAACCATGAATTTTGGTCAAACAACTTGTGTAAGTGAGCTTTATGGAGCACAACATTGGTACGAAGAAATAATTGAAAAGATGAAGAAAACTCAACATTGGAAGTTCTCCTAGTGTTGCATAGAGGGACGCGTACACCTCCCGTTATTAAAATCATCACCTATTTTGATGCTTCAATTACTTGAatacttcaaaatatttttggcgtaatttttaaatttatcattcaTTACTTTTACATCTATACGTAGAAAAGTTGTCCCCAATATCAATAAACACGGCTATCTTATATTTTCCACATTAATGGTCAAATTTTCCCAAGTTGATGAGGAAAAGTCAAAATTCGCTAAACTTTACAGTGAAATAATTCAATTCAAGATCAACTTGTGAGATAAATTTTAagtatattgatattttggttTAGTTCTATAGGATGACTAAATATATATCTCATTAAAATACACTATTGATTGAAAATAGATAGATTGATGGAATATTGCAAATGTGTTTAGAAATTGTTGTACTTTTAGAAGAACAATCTTCACATGGATAAAATCATTGTGATATAATTGTTAAACACAAGACAAATGCTTTAGAGAGCCGGGGAGAGGCATTGTTTTAGGCCTTGCCAAAATTTattatactttaattttttataagatataaaGTTCCAATAATATCGTAGTGAAACATTCGTCTTAACTTTTGCTATCAAcatataaaatcttatataaattaaataaaacatatttttgttgcaaattatTTAGACAAAAAGTGAGCACATTgctcatattcaaaatattagttataaattgagaaatcatgaAATAAGTAGTGAACATATTGGTAACATTGAGTTATTGGAGTGGTGGTATACAaactattttcttcttcaactaaaatatgaaattttttacatGAGTTCTTGATATTGTTATAAAACagttgaaatgtcttattttatttttttgaaaaatatagagaaaaatgatttgaaaatactactaattttattaaagaaattttctgtagttattaaataaattattaataatttatttattaattttttataaagtctTGTCTAATAGTTACATTTTAGACATCCTAATGTGTTGGACCATCACTGATGATTTAGGGATAATAACAAAATTGCATTTTGCCGCTGCAACATCccttattatttttcatgtGGGTAGGATGACAATAGAATAGGAATAAGTCATCAAAATTCAGCAATAGGCATGTATTGTAAACAAAAAGTAGGTATAATATGACAATAAAAATTTGTCTCGTATATGATAGTTAAATTATATCACTTATAATTTGTTTCGTGTAAGTTAAtcgttttgaattttttatcgaCGAGAACTTGTATCGAgtatgataatttaattttattcgtGACAACTTATTTTGTAAGTGATAAATCAAAAATCGTCCCATGCATGATAGTTCAATCAAAAGTTGTCCTGTGAATGATAAATTTAATCACTTACAATCTATTTTgtataagataattattttaaattatttatcgatGAAAATTTATTTCGTATAtgataattcaattttatcCGTATTAACTTATTTGgtaaatgatatataaaaaattgtctGTGAAAAATTATatcacttataatttttttttgtctctttGTCCCATGAATGAtacatttaatcatttacaacttataaataattattttaaattttttatcagtAAAAATTTATCTCATATATGGCAGTTCACTTTTAAATGTGATAATTTTAAATgagttaatataaattataaataaacattttttattttttaaaaaataataattttaactagagaaatatattttaaaaagtttgattCTTTGATCAATGAAGAATAAAtttaatgatatataattataagtttatttatCTCATAGGTGTACACATCACCACTAACCACAcacattagtttttatttattattttttttaaggtttatTGTGCTTTTTTGGTTTAcgtaatttaagaaaaatatgattttaatttttgcaaaaatatatatatatttttaaattctacCTCTATAacttgatattatttatttttttagtccaTCATtggattttgatatttttaaaagttgatgTGGTATTGACAAATGAAAAATCTTGTAAAGacatgaaataataataataattttgtattaaaaagcaataataatttttattaccatttacttatattttttattaatataaatatacaaaaattttaaaaaaaatttaaaaaaataatattaaatattaagatTTGTTTTGaaagaaatcaaacaaaaatataaacgTATTTTTTCATAGCCAACCCATTCATTGCGTGTCTACCTCAATGTCATAATACaaaaaaatgtcaagaaaaaaaagatataaactACAAAATTCCATGTGATGATGTAGTTTAATCTAATCAGAAATTAAATAGCTTACAAATCAATTGTATTAATTTAccttttaggatttttttttttctttttcaatttttcgtagatttttttgaaataaatttatttttatttctttacttatttttaatttatatcagTAGAAGTACGAGTAAATGGTAGAAAATTATAATTCTACCTGGTCACAAATTTTTATGTGTC
It includes:
- the LOC101502373 gene encoding ATP-dependent DNA helicase Q-like 5 → MESNSDSDSDGSHVSTTPPRQPNPPPLPLPPKPHLPISNKKSKPKSKTKTKPSKSNKNPPKPPETIPQQDPFPFPLPSFPFHIRRPSDAASSSSSHSIETLPAGFFSKSISFSKIRKPLLNLESSDNEPVLNPPITAKFAKKHPNLIGSSVPIPTVKVLRGTGEGNFVKLNLNGKRKKFLNKGWNKNGKFGSGKRFRRNSNNYSSRSKRTKLEDEGNDNEEDDLASENAKQQEKQKGCENDCKVLEEAVLAARDEASDENLVKLLKLIHGYDSFREGQLEAIKMVLAGKSTMLILPTGAGKSLCYQLSALILPGITLVVSPLIALMIDQLRQLPPLISGALLSSAQTFDESSETLNQLRQGTIKVLFVSPERFLNEEFLSVISAVSAVSLVVIDEAHCISEWSHNFRPSFMRLRASLLHNSLNVGSVLAMTATATAMTLDAIMSALEIPRTNLIQNAHLRDNLRLSVSLVKNRMKDLLVLIKSSPFAEVKSIIVYCKFQSETDLISRYLNDHSILAKSYHSGISAKERGNVQELFGSNKIRVVVATVAFGMGLDKSDVGAVIHYSLPESLEEYVQEIGRAGRDGRLSYCHLFYDDEMYFKLRSLMYSEGVDEYAVNKFLSEVFPTDKNSCGKICSFVKESASRRFDMKEEVMLTVLTRLELGDVQYIHLLPQTNATCVLNFHKTPAVSLAQKISAIAVILKRSENKHGQHIFDIPTVANDMGITPVELTNQLYELKLKGEITYEMKDMAYCYRILEVPADFFSLSADITQWLSEVESCKVRKMDAMFNAAYFAVNLCDKMNGCSSADHTPCLQRMILDYFAGVDNTDFCTKIGHSSPFLRADIKVFLQSNTHARFTPRAVARVMHGIASPAYPYATWGKTHFWGRYTKINFKVVMEAAKEELKNFIGKDML